From the genome of Alistipes sp. ZOR0009:
GTGCGGTAGTCCAATCCGGAGTGGAAGTGGTTTTTACGGAGCTCGCCGAAGTTGGCGGAGAGCTTGGGCTCGATACGCATTGGTGGCGCAAAAGAGGCTTGGGTGGTTTGTGCATTGGCGGTAGCGGCGGGCAGCAAAATCCCAACGATCAAATACGCTGTTCTAAACTTTATCATCCTCTTACTTGGCTCTTGGGAGTTTAAAAACTCAAACATCACTAGGTTTAAATGGGCAGCAGCTTGTGCATCTTGCTGGTTTACTTTCGAACCGAAAACGAAAGAGGGCTTGCGATAGCCCGTGGTCTGCTGCGTCTTGATTACAAAAGAAGTCAATTTATGAAGAATAAAATCATTTATTTCGTAAAAATTGGAGGGGAGATTTTTATTTTTATCTTTGTAATTGTAGTTTTGTATTTCGAAACATTGGATATATGAGCGAAAGTCGAATCGACATAGTTTTTAGGCTAAAGGCGAAGGTTTACCGCCTCATATCCATATGTGATGGCTTAAAGGAAAAGCACGACCAGTCCTTACTTCGGATAGCGGAGCTGGAAAAGGCGCTAGCGGCAAAGGAGAAGGAGGTGCGAGGTTTGATGAATGAAAACGAGAAGCTGAAGCTGGCTAAGGCGTTTTCATCGTCGGATGACTCGAAGGAGGCTAAAGTACAAATAAGCAAAATTGTGCGGGAAATTGACAAGTGCATTGCCTTACTCAATAAGTAAAAACGCATTATAAACTTAGCATGGAGGATAAACTTTCGATACGAGTAAATGTGGCCGACCGGTACTACCCCTTGAAGATTGAGAGATCGGACGAGGAGAAGATACGTAAGGCTGCAAAGATGATAAACGAAAGGGTTACCCAGTACCAGCAGCGCTACGCCGATAAGGATGTACAGGACTTTATGGCCATGGCTGCACTGCAGTTTGTGATAAAGATGCTAGACACAGAATATAAGTTAGATGATTCTCCGTTGTTGGGGGATTTGGAAAAACTTGATAGGGAGATTGACGATTACTTAAGTAAAGTAGAGTAGCACACGATCTTTGATAAGAACTTGCCCGCACAGCACCCTTGCACGTTGCGAAACTCAACACTAATTCTTTAATGGAGTTGCTCTGTGTTGACGTAGGACAGGCCTTACTCCAGCTTGCTGGATTCCTCTATGGAGGACGTTGGAAGTCGCAAATCAACTGGTTACTCCGCCCATGAAATACGGGGTTTTCGACAAACTATGCAGGGACGCTGGGCGGGCTTTTTTTGTGAACTTACGTGAGATTAATTAAACACTATATACACACAAGAGCATGACGACGACTATCATAATAGTTGCAATAGGATCCTTGGTGGTTGGTGGCGTTATCTCTTATGTTCTTTTCAACAAGGTTATCACCAAGCGAAAAGATAAGATAATAAGAGAGGCCGAAGCCGAAGCTGAGGTTTTGAGGAAGGATAAGATTCTTCAGGCTAAAGAGAAATTTCTTTTGATGAGAGCCGAGCATGAGAAGGTCGTAAACGAGAAGAATGCGAGAATCCTGCAGGCCGAAAATAAAATTAAGCAGAAAGAACTTCAAATCAACCAGCGCTTGGAGGAGTACCAGCGCAAGCAGAAGGAGCTGAACGTGCTCCGCGACAACCTCGGCGCCCAAATGGAGCTGGTGGACAAGCGCGGCGAGGAGCTGGACAAGATGCACCGTCAGCAGGTTGAGAAGTTGGAGCAGATTTCGGGCATGTCGGGCGAAGAGGCAAAGAATATGCTGATGGACTCGATGAAGAACGAGGCTAAGACTCAGGCCATGTCGTACATTAACGAGGTGGTGGATGAGGCCAAAATGACGGCCAACAAGGAGGCCAAGCGTATCGTTATACAGTCGATACAGCGCGTGGCTACCGAGGCGGCTATCGAGAATTCGGTTACCGTATTCAACATTGACAGCGACGAGATTAAGGGCCGCATCATTGGCCGCGAAGGGCGCAACATCCGTGCGCTAGAGGCCGCTACGGGCGTCGAAATTATTGTAGACGATACCCCTGAGGCCATCATCCTATCTGCATTTGACCCTGTACGCCGTGAGATTGCCCGCCTGGCCTTGCACCAGCTGGTTACCGACGGCCGTATCCACCCTGCCCGTATTGAGGAGGTGGTTGAGAAGGTGAAGAAGCAGATTGAGGAGGAGATTATTGAGGTGGGTAAGCGCACGGCGATTGACCTGGGAATCCACGGCCTGCACCCCGAGCTGATCCGCCTGATTGGTAAGATGAAGTACCGCTCGTCGTACGGGCAGAACCTGCTGCAGCACTCGCGCGAGGTGGCCAACCTGTGCGGCATTATGGCCTCGGAGCTGGGCTTGAACGCCAAGCTGGCCAAGCGTGCCGGTTTGCTGCACGATATTGGTAAGGTGCCAGACGATGAGCCAGAGCTACCACACGCCATTTTGGGTATGAAGCTGGCCGAGAAGTACAAGGAGAAGCCGGAGATTTGCAACGCCATTGGTGCGCACCACGACGAGGTGGAGATGACCTCGATGATTTCTCCAATTATACAGGTGTGCGACGCGATTTCTGGTGCCCGTCCGGGTGCCCGCCGCGAGGTGGTGGAATCGTACATCAAGCGCCTGAAGGAGATGGAGAACTTGGCGCTATCGTACCCCGGTGTGCTTAAGACCTACGCGATACAGGCCGGACGCGAGCTGCGCGTGATTGTGGGCAGCGAGAAGGTGAACGATGCCGACGCTGAAAAGATGTCGTTTGAGATTGCCAAGAAGATTCAGGATGAGATGACCTACCCTGGGCAGGTTAAGATTACCGTTATTCGCGAAACGCGCGCAATTAGCTACGCCAAGTAGCTGTTGCCTTACGATATGGAAGGGGCTGCCAGTGCTGGCAGCCCCTTTTGCGTTGGTGGGGGTAGGGCTCCCGGCGGCCCTACGGGATGTCCCTTCGGCCCGCTTTGGGCTCCCTGCACCCCGACTTCTGCTCCCTGCACCCCGTTTTTTGCTCCCTACGGTAGGGATGGTGCTCCCCGCACCCCGAATGGATGTCCCTACGGTAGGGTTGACGCTCCCTGCACCCCGATTTGATGTCCCTACGCCCCGTTTGGCACTCCCTACGGCAGGAGGTGGGCTCCCTACGGCCCGACCTGATGTCCCTGCGGCGGGGGCGGATATCCCCGCATTGCGCCTTAGCCTGCCGAGGGTACGGGGAGCGGGGTTGGCGGTTGGTTTTGGGGGACTGACGGCTGGGGTAAGGGTAGGGGCACGCCGACTTAGCGTGGCGGTAGTGGCGGACGGGGTGGCTGCCTGCCGGCGGCTGTAGCGGCGGGTGGAGGCTGGATTGGGGGTGTGCCCTGGGGTATGGTGGGCGGTGGCGGCGGGCGGGGGATAAAAAAAAAAGACCACCTGCGGGTGATCTTTGCGGAGCGGGCTACTTGGTGGGCGAGGGCTTGTCGTCCTCCTTCTTGGCCTTGGTGGGGATATAGCCGCAGGCCTTGAGGGCGTTGGTGAAGGAGAAGTGGTCCTGCAGCTCCTTGTTGCCTACGAGGTAGGTGGAGGCGAGCTTGCAGATGGAGATGACCTCGTCGTAGATGCCGTTGAGCTCCTCGACGTTGGCGGCGTTGATGCTTTTACGGTTTACCTTAACGTTCTCCTGGATGTCGTTGGCCTCGATGAGGAGCTTGGCCTGCGATACGAGCAGGTCGAGGGCCTGCGGGTTGGCGCCGGCGGCTACGAGCTCGGCTTTGACCTCGGGGGTTAGGTTATTTTTTACGGTAACGAGGGCCTTGATGTAGGTGGACTGGGTCATTTTGGCGCTGGATACGGCGGATAGGCCCAGGTGGGTGAGCAGGGACTCGCTGCGGGCGGGGTTTTTGCGGAAGTCGACCTCTATTTCCTGCTTGAGCTCCATTAGGCCCCGGTGTGCGGCCTCGGTGGTGGTGGTGACGGTGTGGGTGGCCTGCTTGAGCAGGGCTAGGGTGTCGATGCCGATGTTGTTTTCGAGGATGGCGGTTGCCCGGGTTTTGAGGTTGGTGAAGAAGGGAGCCTTCCACTGGGGACGGCGGGCGGCGAGCTGGGCCTGGTGCTCGATTCCACGTTCGGCGATGTAGGTGCAGGCCATCAGCATGATGACGTCGCTGGTACTGTACAGACGGTTTTTCATA
Proteins encoded in this window:
- a CDS encoding cell division protein ZapA; translated protein: MEDKLSIRVNVADRYYPLKIERSDEEKIRKAAKMINERVTQYQQRYADKDVQDFMAMAALQFVIKMLDTEYKLDDSPLLGDLEKLDREIDDYLSKVE
- the rny gene encoding ribonuclease Y, whose translation is MTTTIIIVAIGSLVVGGVISYVLFNKVITKRKDKIIREAEAEAEVLRKDKILQAKEKFLLMRAEHEKVVNEKNARILQAENKIKQKELQINQRLEEYQRKQKELNVLRDNLGAQMELVDKRGEELDKMHRQQVEKLEQISGMSGEEAKNMLMDSMKNEAKTQAMSYINEVVDEAKMTANKEAKRIVIQSIQRVATEAAIENSVTVFNIDSDEIKGRIIGREGRNIRALEAATGVEIIVDDTPEAIILSAFDPVRREIARLALHQLVTDGRIHPARIEEVVEKVKKQIEEEIIEVGKRTAIDLGIHGLHPELIRLIGKMKYRSSYGQNLLQHSREVANLCGIMASELGLNAKLAKRAGLLHDIGKVPDDEPELPHAILGMKLAEKYKEKPEICNAIGAHHDEVEMTSMISPIIQVCDAISGARPGARREVVESYIKRLKEMENLALSYPGVLKTYAIQAGRELRVIVGSEKVNDADAEKMSFEIAKKIQDEMTYPGQVKITVIRETRAISYAK